A genomic segment from Lignipirellula cremea encodes:
- a CDS encoding arginine deiminase family protein — translation MDRRSFLATPLACLLARAACAASPPPEPPAGVGSEVGRLTRVLLHEPGPEAWKTLAMLPGDHPMLTYGVLREEVVAEHRDLTASLKAAGAQVLQFVDLLSEAIVQARQAGAWTGWLQNHAPRLLPQARELTAAQLIGRDDKLVYHRNERGLLAPLLAPATTLFFTRDLAVSTPKGVVLCNFGHARRHFESQLTRFLFAHAPSLAQDKVVFDAEKENVLLEGGDVMVFDERTLLVGVGNASQREAAVRLAQKLELDVIAVQMPSYQADDGEWEGLREIFYHLDCMVSLVDRRKVLATPYLLEEKFTRRNPLLDVLVGFASLEGYTTPQRTALLDEVRNVGRLVRYQAGSGEPDDALGDRKLVDWLRDQQYEVIPLGGRLAEGENDFKHVVENVVREARFLSANLVATAPGQVIGYAGSPRTDQALRDAGVKLTTFPAPELVRANGGPHCLTMPLARAPLG, via the coding sequence ATGGATCGGCGGTCATTCCTGGCCACTCCGCTGGCCTGCCTGCTGGCGCGGGCCGCATGCGCTGCGTCGCCCCCGCCGGAACCGCCCGCTGGCGTCGGTTCCGAGGTTGGCCGCCTGACCCGCGTCCTGCTGCACGAACCCGGACCCGAAGCCTGGAAAACGCTGGCCATGCTGCCAGGCGATCACCCCATGCTGACCTACGGCGTGCTGCGGGAAGAAGTCGTCGCCGAGCATCGGGATCTGACCGCCAGCCTCAAGGCGGCCGGCGCGCAAGTGCTGCAGTTTGTCGACCTGCTCAGCGAAGCGATCGTACAGGCCCGTCAAGCAGGAGCCTGGACCGGCTGGCTGCAGAACCACGCCCCCCGTCTCCTGCCGCAAGCCAGAGAGCTGACCGCCGCGCAACTGATCGGCCGTGACGACAAGCTTGTATATCACCGGAACGAACGCGGCCTGCTCGCCCCTTTGCTGGCCCCGGCGACCACGCTCTTTTTTACGCGCGACCTGGCGGTCTCCACCCCCAAGGGCGTCGTGCTGTGTAACTTCGGCCATGCCCGGCGCCATTTTGAATCGCAGCTGACTCGCTTCTTGTTCGCTCATGCTCCGTCGCTGGCCCAGGACAAGGTCGTGTTCGACGCAGAGAAGGAAAACGTCCTGCTGGAAGGCGGCGATGTCATGGTGTTCGACGAACGCACCCTGCTGGTCGGCGTCGGCAATGCGTCCCAGCGGGAAGCGGCCGTCCGGCTGGCCCAGAAACTGGAACTCGACGTGATCGCCGTGCAGATGCCCAGCTACCAGGCCGACGATGGCGAATGGGAAGGACTGCGGGAAATTTTCTACCATCTGGATTGCATGGTCAGCCTGGTCGATCGCCGCAAGGTGCTGGCGACGCCGTACCTGCTGGAGGAGAAGTTCACCCGACGGAACCCGCTGCTCGATGTGCTGGTCGGCTTTGCCAGCCTGGAAGGCTACACTACCCCGCAGCGCACGGCCCTGCTGGACGAAGTGCGAAACGTCGGCCGCCTGGTCCGCTACCAGGCCGGATCCGGCGAACCCGATGACGCCCTGGGCGACCGGAAACTGGTCGACTGGCTGCGGGACCAGCAGTACGAAGTGATCCCCCTGGGCGGCCGGCTGGCCGAAGGGGAGAACGACTTCAAGCATGTGGTGGAAAACGTTGTTCGCGAGGCCCGCTTCCTCAGCGCCAACCTGGTCGCCACCGCTCCTGGCCAGGTGATCGGTTACGCCGGCTCTCCCCGCACCGATCAGGCCCTGCGCGATGCGGGCGTCAAACTCACCACATTCCCCGCTCCGGAACTCGTCCGCGCCAACGGCGGCCCGCACTGCCTGACCATGCCGCTGGCCCGCGCCCCGCTGGGCTGA
- a CDS encoding HEAT repeat domain-containing protein: protein MNAWERLLAARILLVFLGVVLIAGICQGQEPAAGAAAAGEPAAAYGGKSLAAWIALAEEGDDDQRRQAYYALGEMRPPSPEATAALVAGLEDGAIVGRRYATAALGNMGPLAAAATPALMEAITSEVVKDEFIQLHAVQTLGQIGPGAAAALPLLQRQLAEGPPLIRVAAAHSIWQIAQDRNAVAALIRELERPANEAPFAAALSLLAIGPVADEALPALVQALSHADADVRRAAAKATAAYGMRAIPLISEALGDADPQAAAAALGFIFDQVRNETLYNPQTSIADFRTAAAALIHTGAPAAAAIMTNPQAEPAARTAGLHALARLGPLALVQLLTALQSDQPPVRAAALEGMQRLEQFLPRKPIPNIDAVKRSLADRLVEPLTHEDPLVRKTVIHLYAALEIGPYGSAAIPALRKALREETDGGVRSDASQALNRLLQPE, encoded by the coding sequence ATGAATGCATGGGAACGTCTGCTCGCCGCCCGGATCCTGCTCGTCTTCCTGGGCGTCGTACTAATCGCCGGTATCTGCCAGGGACAAGAGCCGGCCGCTGGTGCAGCGGCCGCAGGCGAACCGGCGGCTGCTTACGGCGGCAAGTCGCTGGCAGCGTGGATCGCGCTGGCCGAAGAGGGCGACGACGATCAAAGGCGGCAAGCGTACTATGCCCTGGGAGAGATGCGACCTCCCTCCCCGGAAGCGACCGCTGCGCTGGTCGCGGGGCTGGAAGACGGCGCCATCGTTGGCCGGCGATACGCCACGGCGGCGCTCGGAAACATGGGACCGCTGGCCGCGGCGGCCACGCCGGCGCTCATGGAGGCGATCACCAGTGAAGTCGTGAAGGATGAGTTCATTCAGCTGCATGCGGTGCAAACGCTGGGACAGATCGGGCCTGGAGCCGCCGCAGCATTGCCGCTGCTGCAACGCCAGCTGGCGGAGGGGCCGCCGCTGATCCGCGTGGCGGCCGCCCACAGCATCTGGCAGATTGCCCAGGACCGGAACGCGGTAGCCGCCCTGATCCGCGAGCTGGAACGTCCCGCGAATGAAGCTCCGTTTGCGGCCGCCCTGAGCCTGCTGGCGATCGGCCCGGTCGCGGACGAAGCATTGCCCGCCCTGGTCCAGGCGCTCTCGCACGCGGACGCCGATGTAAGACGGGCGGCCGCCAAGGCGACGGCCGCATACGGCATGCGGGCGATCCCGCTGATCAGCGAAGCCCTGGGCGACGCCGATCCCCAGGCGGCGGCCGCTGCACTCGGTTTCATTTTTGACCAGGTGCGGAACGAAACGCTCTACAATCCGCAAACTTCGATCGCTGATTTCCGCACCGCCGCCGCCGCGCTGATTCACACCGGCGCCCCGGCCGCTGCTGCGATCATGACGAATCCCCAGGCCGAGCCGGCCGCGCGCACGGCCGGTCTCCATGCACTGGCCCGACTGGGTCCGCTGGCGCTCGTCCAGCTGTTGACGGCCCTGCAGAGCGACCAGCCGCCGGTCCGGGCCGCCGCGCTGGAAGGGATGCAACGCCTGGAGCAGTTTCTGCCGCGGAAGCCGATCCCCAACATCGACGCCGTTAAACGTTCGCTCGCCGATCGTTTGGTCGAGCCGCTCACGCACGAGGATCCGCTCGTCCGCAAAACGGTCATCCATCTGTACGCGGCGCTCGAAATCGGACCTTACGGAAGTGCGGCCATCCCGGCGCTCCGCAAAGCCCTGCGGGAAGAAACCGACGGCGGCGTTCGCAGCGACGCCTCCCAGGCCCTCAATCGCCTGCTCCAGCCCGAGTAG
- a CDS encoding Gfo/Idh/MocA family protein — MLKAGVAGIGFMGWIHWLAYQQVDGIEVAAIQSRNEKKRAGDWRGIQGNFGPPGAEVDLTGVSAYATFEEMLADPTLDLIDLCLPPDQHPGMAEQALQAGKHVFCEKPMALTAEACDSMVAAAEKAGKQLLIGHVLPFGPEYSKALQIIESGEYGKLLGGHFRRVISDPTWIEGFYDPHKSGGPLIDLHVHDAHFIRLLFGMPTTVTSQGRMRGEVVEYCDTLFGFEDPSLVVSSATGVIYQQGRPFMHSFEIHLEKATLQFELQVFADGVETLPLKILASDGQVLRPDLGLRGEVDGFIGEIQEMVGAITSGKPSAILGGQLARDAVVLCQKQTESVRERRAVEV; from the coding sequence ATGCTCAAAGCAGGCGTCGCAGGCATTGGTTTCATGGGCTGGATTCACTGGCTGGCCTATCAACAGGTCGACGGGATTGAAGTCGCCGCGATCCAGTCCCGCAACGAAAAGAAACGAGCCGGCGACTGGCGCGGGATCCAGGGGAATTTTGGCCCGCCCGGCGCCGAAGTCGACCTGACCGGCGTGTCGGCCTACGCCACGTTTGAAGAGATGCTGGCCGACCCCACGCTGGATCTCATCGATCTCTGCTTGCCGCCCGATCAGCACCCCGGCATGGCCGAACAGGCGCTGCAAGCCGGCAAGCACGTCTTTTGCGAAAAGCCGATGGCCCTCACCGCGGAAGCGTGCGACAGCATGGTCGCCGCCGCCGAAAAAGCGGGCAAGCAGTTGCTGATCGGCCATGTGCTGCCGTTCGGGCCGGAGTACTCCAAGGCCTTGCAGATCATCGAATCGGGCGAGTACGGCAAGCTGCTGGGCGGCCATTTCCGCCGGGTGATTTCCGATCCGACCTGGATCGAAGGCTTCTACGATCCCCACAAAAGCGGCGGGCCGCTGATCGACCTGCATGTCCACGACGCCCACTTTATCCGCCTGCTGTTCGGGATGCCAACGACCGTCACCAGCCAGGGCCGCATGCGGGGCGAAGTGGTCGAGTACTGCGACACGCTCTTCGGTTTTGAGGACCCGTCGCTGGTCGTCAGTTCGGCCACCGGCGTGATCTACCAGCAGGGCCGGCCGTTCATGCACAGCTTTGAGATTCATCTCGAAAAAGCCACGCTGCAGTTTGAACTGCAGGTGTTTGCCGACGGCGTCGAAACCCTGCCGCTCAAGATCCTGGCCAGCGACGGCCAGGTGCTGCGGCCCGATCTGGGTCTGCGCGGGGAAGTTGACGGCTTCATCGGTGAGATCCAAGAAATGGTCGGCGCCATCACCAGCGGCAAACCATCGGCCATCCTCGGCGGTCAGCTCGCCCGCGACGCAGTCGTTCTCTGCCAGAAGCAGACCGAGTCGGTGCGCGAACGACGCGCGGTTGAAGTTTAA
- a CDS encoding response regulator, translating into MCQSASCACAAADQLLLADTNFGAMSAPGDLLICLACAIVGGSLAFFLWRRPDAPFRPLLMLFSAFFFACGLKHLAHAASTWNAAEFTASDGIAEAVWWCAHHAVALLALITALGLLWTLRRAVDSIESLRKENFIRQAAEKEAESQRRFSQNVLDSLSDHVAVVNSAGEIVLLNETWRRFAKENQEATCVGHNFVQQLADNDSIAAKNAAAGVWESLRTHQGAQQVEYAMDYGDQRRWFLLNASPLGVGAGAVISRVEISERKRTEETLTEYVVVVENSRREAESANLAKSRFLANMSHELRTPMTAVIGVADLMLREEKDPQRRDMLKMIRENGNRLTDLLNDILDISKIEANRFEIKPKSYSPGAVAAEVVSLMERSASDKGVSLQLVYETPVPCAATFDPLRVRQVLANLVGNAVKFTEEGVVVISVAVEGETLLYTVSDTGPGISLEEQAMLFEPFTQSEHTRSQNPTGAGLGLAICSAITEMMNGRIWVESELGAGSRFCFAFHAGPLDDSRWQDSPSMDDCTPLCEPDTLAEATSSFDYRILVAEDVPATQFLLKQLLQLAGAQVTVAEDGEQVLELVEQSPADYDVILMDMQMPRLDGFDATRRLRDTGCTTPIIALTASVMASERQQCLRVGCNDFLGKPFDQQDLFDKISDLMESREAAAEAGSA; encoded by the coding sequence GTGTGTCAATCTGCGTCGTGCGCTTGCGCCGCTGCGGATCAACTTCTGCTTGCCGACACCAACTTTGGAGCGATGTCGGCGCCAGGCGATCTGCTGATCTGCCTGGCGTGTGCGATTGTCGGGGGATCGCTGGCGTTCTTTTTGTGGCGTCGTCCTGACGCGCCGTTTCGACCTTTGCTGATGCTGTTTTCGGCATTCTTTTTTGCCTGCGGCCTGAAGCATTTGGCGCATGCCGCTTCGACCTGGAATGCAGCCGAGTTTACCGCGTCAGACGGCATTGCCGAAGCGGTCTGGTGGTGCGCGCATCATGCGGTGGCGCTGCTGGCCCTGATTACCGCCTTGGGCTTGCTGTGGACGTTGCGCCGGGCGGTCGATTCGATCGAATCGCTGCGGAAAGAGAACTTCATCCGCCAGGCGGCTGAGAAGGAGGCCGAATCGCAGCGACGATTCAGCCAGAATGTGCTGGATTCGTTGTCGGACCATGTGGCCGTGGTGAATTCGGCGGGCGAGATCGTACTGCTGAACGAAACCTGGCGCCGGTTCGCCAAAGAGAACCAGGAAGCAACGTGCGTCGGCCATAACTTTGTCCAGCAGCTTGCCGATAACGACAGCATCGCGGCCAAGAACGCAGCCGCCGGCGTATGGGAGTCCTTGCGCACGCATCAGGGAGCCCAGCAGGTGGAATACGCCATGGACTACGGCGACCAGCGGCGGTGGTTCCTGTTGAATGCGTCCCCCCTGGGCGTGGGCGCCGGAGCGGTCATTTCGCGAGTCGAGATTTCCGAAAGGAAGCGGACCGAAGAAACACTGACCGAGTACGTGGTCGTCGTCGAAAACTCCCGCCGCGAGGCCGAATCGGCTAACCTGGCGAAGAGCCGTTTCCTGGCCAATATGAGCCACGAACTGCGCACCCCGATGACGGCCGTCATCGGCGTGGCCGACCTGATGCTGCGTGAAGAAAAAGATCCGCAGCGCCGCGACATGCTGAAAATGATTCGCGAGAACGGCAACCGCCTGACCGATCTGCTGAACGATATTCTCGATATCTCCAAGATCGAAGCGAACCGCTTTGAGATCAAACCCAAGTCCTATTCGCCCGGCGCCGTGGCGGCCGAGGTCGTCTCCCTGATGGAGCGTTCCGCCTCCGACAAAGGCGTCTCGCTGCAGCTGGTATATGAAACGCCCGTTCCGTGCGCCGCGACCTTCGACCCGTTGCGAGTGCGCCAGGTGCTGGCCAACCTGGTCGGCAACGCCGTGAAGTTCACGGAAGAAGGCGTCGTGGTGATCTCCGTCGCCGTCGAAGGGGAAACGCTCCTGTACACGGTCTCAGATACGGGGCCCGGCATTTCCCTGGAAGAACAGGCAATGCTGTTCGAACCGTTCACCCAGAGCGAACACACCCGCAGCCAGAATCCGACGGGAGCCGGCCTGGGCCTGGCCATTTGTAGCGCGATCACAGAAATGATGAATGGCCGCATCTGGGTCGAGAGCGAACTGGGCGCCGGCAGCCGATTCTGTTTCGCCTTTCACGCCGGACCGCTGGACGACAGCCGCTGGCAGGACTCGCCCAGCATGGACGACTGCACTCCCCTCTGCGAACCCGACACGCTGGCCGAAGCGACCTCCAGCTTTGACTACCGCATCCTGGTCGCGGAGGACGTCCCCGCCACGCAGTTCCTGCTCAAACAGCTGCTGCAGCTGGCCGGGGCGCAGGTGACCGTCGCCGAAGACGGCGAACAGGTGCTGGAACTGGTGGAGCAGTCTCCCGCCGATTACGACGTGATCCTGATGGACATGCAGATGCCGCGGCTCGATGGTTTTGACGCCACCCGGCGACTACGCGATACGGGCTGCACCACGCCCATCATTGCCCTGACCGCCAGCGTTATGGCGTCGGAACGGCAACAATGCCTGCGGGTGGGCTGCAACGACTTCCTCGGCAAGCCGTTCGACCAGCAGGATCTGTTCGACAAAATTTCCGATCTGATGGAATCCCGCGAGGCCGCCGCCGAAGCCGGTTCCGCCTGA
- a CDS encoding DUF1552 domain-containing protein: MTFHRRDILQGFSLGAGSLVLSPLLRGLQAEAAGTAALPKRFVFMLQPQGLQSWAVQPAEIDRPRKGGVEQKVVRSLQDLTLADDLQPLARHQARLSVLQGLNGRHVFPYHGGPFGALGGFLKGRTPEGETIDAALARALPATFRLLGLGVGSDENASYCSSAWGENQAAPTLCNQSYAYDVLFGSVLQGEDRAQFESQGSLLDFLKEDVKHVERRLAGEERRKFEAYVGAFETLSQRQQELKAMETSLRKIAPRKDGKYAEPLESLQVEAHAELGAAALIAGLTNVVTICSGLCKASGLFRGYTEEPIDMHPILGHDQGGRQRELLSLLRRHHLEQLAVMADRLDAVPEGDGTMLDNTVFVYTSDFGETHHSSGSDWAFVLLGGLGGRLKTGQYLDYPLVGNAGNRSINALYCTLLHAAGAPRDHFNLDGVRKTIDAPGPLDELLA; the protein is encoded by the coding sequence ATGACTTTTCATCGCCGCGACATTCTTCAGGGCTTCTCGCTGGGCGCCGGTTCGCTGGTGCTGTCGCCGCTGCTGCGTGGACTGCAGGCGGAGGCTGCGGGAACCGCCGCCTTGCCCAAACGTTTTGTCTTTATGCTGCAGCCGCAAGGCCTGCAAAGCTGGGCGGTGCAGCCGGCCGAAATCGACCGTCCCCGCAAAGGCGGCGTCGAGCAGAAGGTCGTCCGTTCGCTCCAGGATCTAACGCTGGCGGACGATCTGCAGCCGCTGGCCCGGCACCAGGCGCGCCTTTCGGTCCTCCAGGGGCTGAACGGCCGGCATGTGTTTCCGTATCACGGCGGACCTTTTGGCGCCCTGGGCGGTTTTCTCAAAGGCCGTACTCCCGAAGGGGAAACGATCGATGCGGCCCTGGCCAGGGCGCTTCCCGCCACCTTCCGTTTGCTCGGATTGGGCGTCGGCAGCGATGAGAATGCCAGCTACTGCAGCAGCGCCTGGGGCGAGAACCAGGCGGCGCCCACGTTGTGCAATCAAAGTTATGCCTACGACGTGCTCTTTGGCAGCGTGCTGCAGGGAGAGGACCGGGCCCAGTTTGAAAGCCAGGGCAGCCTGCTCGATTTTCTCAAAGAAGATGTGAAGCATGTGGAGCGACGGCTGGCGGGCGAAGAACGGCGCAAGTTTGAGGCGTATGTCGGCGCCTTTGAGACGCTGAGCCAGCGACAGCAGGAACTCAAGGCGATGGAGACCTCGCTCCGAAAGATTGCTCCCCGCAAGGACGGCAAATACGCCGAGCCGCTGGAGTCGCTGCAGGTCGAAGCCCACGCGGAGCTAGGAGCCGCCGCCCTGATTGCCGGACTGACAAATGTTGTCACCATCTGCTCGGGTTTGTGCAAAGCTTCCGGCCTGTTCCGCGGCTACACCGAAGAACCGATCGACATGCATCCTATCCTGGGCCACGACCAGGGCGGTCGGCAGAGGGAACTGCTTTCGCTGCTGCGTCGACATCACCTGGAGCAGCTGGCCGTGATGGCCGACCGGCTTGACGCGGTGCCCGAAGGGGACGGCACCATGCTGGACAACACGGTCTTCGTTTACACCAGCGACTTTGGCGAGACGCATCATTCCAGCGGCTCCGACTGGGCGTTCGTACTGCTGGGCGGACTCGGCGGTCGATTGAAGACGGGACAGTACCTGGATTACCCGCTTGTCGGCAACGCCGGCAATCGCAGCATCAACGCCCTGTACTGCACGCTGCTGCACGCCGCCGGCGCCCCGCGCGACCACTTCAACCTGGACGGCGTCCGCAAAACCATCGACGCCCCCGGCCCGCTCGACGAACTGCTGGCTTGA
- a CDS encoding dienelactone hydrolase family protein, with protein MEWNRRRFLGASAALSGAAAAGWAGAGRAEEPNTEKSPMPDFRERLLQCLGGPWPEPCPLKPELRSTIRRDGFRIESLTYEAEPGDRIPAMLLVPDGVDAQHPAPAIALWHQHNGQWHLGKSEPAGLEGNPMHHTGAALARAGYVVLCPDALCFEERQDEKLKKSGYEQFEFLRYVVAGKCMAWKNILDMRRAVDYLCSRPEVQADNLGCYGHSMGSTHTWLVGPWEPRLKALVGNCCLPTYSAIHEKKLLHCFPNYVPGLYAFGDTPDMAALIAPRALHLNLGELDGGSPIAQARAGCERIAQAYADQNVSEQFRYFIEPDTGHVLSEAMWSRTLEWFDRHLKS; from the coding sequence ATGGAGTGGAATCGCAGACGTTTTCTGGGGGCTTCGGCCGCCTTGTCGGGAGCCGCCGCCGCGGGCTGGGCGGGAGCCGGCCGTGCTGAGGAGCCGAACACGGAGAAGTCGCCCATGCCCGACTTTCGAGAACGTCTGCTGCAGTGCCTGGGCGGGCCCTGGCCCGAGCCTTGCCCGCTGAAGCCGGAGCTGCGCTCGACGATCCGCCGTGACGGTTTTCGCATCGAGTCGCTGACCTACGAGGCCGAACCGGGCGACCGCATCCCGGCCATGCTGCTTGTTCCCGACGGCGTCGACGCCCAGCACCCGGCCCCCGCGATCGCCCTCTGGCATCAGCATAACGGGCAGTGGCATCTGGGAAAAAGCGAACCCGCCGGGCTGGAGGGGAACCCCATGCACCACACGGGCGCCGCGCTGGCTCGGGCTGGTTATGTGGTGCTTTGTCCCGATGCGTTATGCTTTGAAGAGCGGCAGGATGAGAAGCTGAAGAAGTCCGGCTACGAGCAGTTTGAGTTCCTGCGATATGTGGTCGCCGGCAAGTGCATGGCCTGGAAGAACATTCTCGACATGCGCCGGGCGGTCGATTATCTCTGCTCGCGACCGGAAGTGCAGGCCGACAACCTGGGCTGCTACGGCCATTCCATGGGGTCGACGCACACCTGGCTGGTCGGGCCCTGGGAGCCGCGTCTCAAGGCGCTCGTCGGCAACTGCTGCCTGCCCACCTACTCCGCGATCCATGAAAAAAAGCTGCTCCACTGCTTTCCCAACTATGTCCCGGGACTGTATGCCTTTGGCGACACGCCCGACATGGCGGCGCTCATCGCTCCGCGGGCGTTGCACCTGAACCTGGGCGAACTCGACGGCGGCAGTCCGATCGCCCAGGCTCGGGCCGGATGCGAGCGGATCGCCCAGGCGTACGCCGATCAGAATGTGAGCGAGCAGTTCCGTTACTTCATCGAGCCCGACACAGGACACGTGCTGAGCGAAGCGATGTGGAGCCGGACCCTGGAATGGTTCGACCGGCATTTGAAAAGCTGA
- a CDS encoding DUF1588 domain-containing protein — translation MVSVCYSRPLLAVLVLGLLVARASSAETSPPAFVSGFLRTHCLGCHGADLQEGGFDGRLLLQSSIGTEEAAALWLRVLEQTATGNMPPAEETQPDLVEIGRLVQAVRGELLAAGKARALAFPDKGNLLPHGVLFGPENSNAVAVSPARIWRISPHQYTAIGSTMIGRPYRPAEGETGVNRAPAPPFSLRGGDGLQDYSALYRLDEAQTEQLLLNARVLAKRTMAGEGNKLLAQRLSPLADRKEKLSDEQVRIAVDDVCSTILDRLPTEDERTRYGNYLQAEVDRFGNRIGLENIIAAVLMSPHALFRMELGAESADPHGRVRLTPQETATAIAYALTDSHPDRRMQEGLRNGRLETTDDVRREVERLLDDKRSRNERVLRFFREYFGYDAAPEVFKDEDLLRPEVRRYLVTDTDHLVRRILEQDRDVLKQLLTTQESFVMISALRMPTFRAKQAKDISHPFDRKNRVNEVYNMAAEDWTVEQPMTLSPERRSGVLTQPSWLIAHSKNDGNDAIHRGKWIRERLLGGSIPDTPITVAAQLPDEPHSTLREKMRVTREQYCWRCHQRMDPLGLPFEMFDHWGRFRTEELGQPVDSTGAILAARGTGLEGPVDNGIDLLHRLAESEHVEQVFVRHAFRYWMGRNEEPHDAPTLQAAWRAYHDNHGSMRALLVSLLTSDSFLYRTRTTGS, via the coding sequence ATGGTTTCGGTTTGCTACTCTCGCCCGCTGCTCGCCGTGCTGGTGCTGGGGTTACTGGTTGCCAGGGCGAGCTCGGCGGAGACTTCGCCGCCGGCGTTTGTTTCCGGTTTTCTTCGTACGCACTGCCTGGGCTGTCATGGGGCCGATCTGCAGGAGGGCGGTTTTGACGGCCGCTTGCTGCTGCAGTCGTCGATTGGAACGGAAGAGGCAGCGGCTCTCTGGCTGCGCGTGCTGGAACAAACGGCGACCGGGAACATGCCGCCGGCTGAAGAAACGCAACCGGATCTGGTCGAGATCGGTCGACTGGTGCAAGCAGTCCGCGGCGAACTGCTCGCGGCCGGCAAGGCGCGTGCGCTGGCTTTCCCGGACAAAGGGAATCTGCTGCCGCATGGGGTGCTGTTTGGACCGGAGAATTCCAACGCGGTTGCGGTTTCGCCAGCGCGGATCTGGCGCATCTCGCCGCACCAGTACACTGCGATTGGATCGACCATGATTGGTCGCCCTTACCGGCCGGCGGAGGGGGAGACCGGCGTGAATCGGGCTCCCGCGCCGCCTTTTTCGCTCCGCGGCGGCGACGGGCTGCAGGACTACTCGGCCCTGTATCGACTGGATGAAGCCCAGACGGAGCAGCTGCTGCTGAATGCCCGCGTCCTCGCGAAACGCACCATGGCGGGCGAAGGGAACAAGCTGCTGGCCCAGCGCTTGTCGCCTTTGGCGGACCGGAAGGAAAAGCTCTCCGACGAGCAGGTTCGCATCGCCGTCGACGACGTCTGCTCAACCATCCTTGATCGCTTGCCGACGGAGGACGAGCGGACACGCTACGGCAACTATCTCCAGGCGGAAGTCGACCGGTTCGGCAATCGTATCGGTCTGGAGAATATCATCGCCGCCGTACTCATGAGTCCGCACGCTTTGTTTCGTATGGAGCTGGGAGCCGAGTCGGCCGACCCGCACGGTCGTGTTCGACTGACCCCGCAGGAGACGGCGACGGCGATCGCCTACGCGCTGACGGACAGCCATCCTGATCGACGGATGCAAGAGGGGCTGCGGAACGGTCGACTGGAAACGACCGACGACGTGCGGCGGGAGGTCGAGCGACTGCTCGACGACAAACGTTCCCGCAACGAGCGTGTGCTGCGTTTCTTTCGCGAGTACTTCGGCTACGACGCGGCGCCGGAAGTGTTCAAAGATGAAGACCTGTTACGGCCCGAGGTGCGGCGGTATCTGGTGACCGATACAGACCACCTCGTACGGCGGATCCTGGAGCAGGATCGCGACGTCCTGAAGCAATTGCTCACGACCCAGGAAAGTTTTGTCATGATCTCCGCCCTGCGGATGCCGACCTTCAGGGCGAAGCAGGCCAAGGACATTTCGCACCCGTTTGACAGGAAAAACCGGGTCAACGAAGTCTACAACATGGCGGCCGAAGATTGGACGGTGGAGCAGCCGATGACCCTGTCGCCAGAGCGCCGGTCCGGCGTGCTCACGCAGCCGAGCTGGTTGATCGCCCATTCCAAGAACGATGGCAACGACGCCATCCATCGCGGCAAGTGGATCCGCGAGCGGTTGCTGGGCGGGTCCATTCCCGATACGCCGATCACCGTCGCCGCGCAGCTGCCCGATGAACCGCACAGCACGCTCCGCGAAAAAATGCGCGTCACCCGGGAACAGTACTGTTGGCGCTGCCATCAACGGATGGATCCGCTGGGCCTGCCGTTTGAAATGTTCGACCACTGGGGCCGGTTCCGGACGGAAGAACTCGGCCAGCCGGTCGACTCCACCGGAGCGATCCTGGCGGCGCGGGGAACCGGGCTGGAAGGTCCTGTCGATAACGGCATCGATCTGCTGCACCGCCTGGCGGAGTCCGAGCATGTCGAACAGGTGTTCGTCCGCCATGCTTTCCGGTACTGGATGGGGAGAAACGAAGAGCCCCACGACGCCCCGACCCTGCAGGCCGCTTGGCGGGCCTATCATGACAATCACGGCAGTATGCGGGCGCTGCTGGTGTCGCTGCTGACCAGCGATTCGTTCCTTTATCGCACCCGTACGACCGGCTCCTGA
- a CDS encoding GNAT family N-acetyltransferase: protein MSDFLIRPADLQAQADQQAILHLTEVMSYDSPGSPQPLPAAVKQKLIQGLQAMPTTLILLAWRQDQAVGAAVCFWGFSTFAAQRVLNVHDLIVQAENRGQGIGKLLLAAVEQAARAGDACKVTLEVDEENAGARRLYAQLGYVGADTPGKAGRTFFLAKRLAPV from the coding sequence ATGTCTGATTTTTTGATTCGCCCCGCCGACCTGCAGGCGCAGGCTGACCAGCAAGCCATTTTGCATTTGACCGAGGTCATGTCGTACGATTCGCCCGGTTCGCCCCAGCCGTTGCCGGCGGCCGTCAAACAGAAGCTGATCCAAGGGCTGCAGGCGATGCCGACAACCCTGATCCTGCTTGCCTGGCGTCAGGACCAGGCAGTGGGAGCCGCCGTCTGCTTCTGGGGGTTCTCGACCTTTGCCGCTCAGCGCGTGCTGAATGTGCACGACCTGATCGTGCAGGCCGAGAATCGCGGGCAAGGGATTGGCAAACTGCTGCTGGCAGCGGTCGAGCAGGCGGCCCGGGCCGGGGACGCCTGTAAAGTGACGCTGGAAGTCGATGAAGAGAACGCAGGCGCCCGGCGGCTGTACGCCCAGCTGGGGTATGTGGGGGCCGACACGCCCGGCAAGGCGGGCCGCACTTTTTTCCTGGCCAAACGCCTGGCGCCGGTCTGA